A stretch of Lysobacter sp. K5869 DNA encodes these proteins:
- the pal gene encoding peptidoglycan-associated lipoprotein Pal yields the protein MNNAARILLVAVLCTAAVACSKKVKEKPVDQGTGPTTTTQPGGDTGPVASGAYGPNDLDTDACLRQRVVYFDLDQDSLKPEFQAIVGCHAKYLRDRPSSRMTLEGNADERGSREYNLGLGERRGNAVSSAIQANGGSGSQITVVSYGEERPVCTDSNEDCWAKNRRVEIVYTAK from the coding sequence ATGAACAACGCTGCCCGCATCTTGCTCGTCGCCGTGCTCTGCACCGCGGCCGTCGCCTGCTCGAAGAAGGTCAAGGAAAAGCCGGTCGATCAAGGCACCGGCCCGACCACCACCACCCAGCCGGGCGGCGACACCGGCCCGGTCGCCTCGGGCGCCTACGGCCCGAACGACCTGGACACCGACGCCTGCCTGCGCCAGCGCGTGGTCTACTTCGACCTCGACCAGGATTCGCTGAAGCCGGAATTCCAGGCCATCGTCGGCTGCCACGCCAAGTACCTGCGCGACCGTCCGTCCTCGCGCATGACCCTGGAAGGCAACGCCGACGAGCGCGGCAGCCGCGAGTACAACCTGGGTCTGGGCGAGCGCCGCGGCAATGCCGTGTCGTCGGCCATCCAGGCCAACGGCGGTTCGGGCAGCCAGATCACCGTCGTGTCCTACGGCGAAGAGCGTCCGGTCTGCACCGACTCGAACGAAGATTGCTGGGCCAAGAACCGCCGCGTCGAGATCGTCTACACCGCCAAGTAA
- the ybgF gene encoding tol-pal system protein YbgF — protein MRKFAERKFALALAVVAALAAATPAFAQRASLADRVATLEQRASDNQANMDLLNQVNQLKSEMQALRAQVEELQQQNRQLQESSKAQYLDTDNRLNRLESGAPAAAAPGPQAAAKPSPPPAAAKPAATVKDTPPSVHGDPGLLAQSGDERAAYDAAFNELKAGQYVESARLFQDFLAAHPNGTYTPNALYWLGESYYVTQNYQLAQEQFQSLLDRYPTHDKAAGALLKVGLAQFGLKQVDAAERTLADVANRYPGTDAARTAADRLNAIQLSRLRN, from the coding sequence ATGCGGAAGTTCGCAGAGCGTAAGTTCGCACTAGCCTTGGCAGTCGTGGCGGCCCTCGCGGCCGCCACGCCCGCTTTCGCTCAGCGCGCGAGCCTGGCCGACCGGGTCGCGACGCTGGAGCAGCGCGCGTCCGACAACCAGGCCAACATGGACCTGCTCAACCAGGTCAACCAGCTCAAGTCGGAAATGCAGGCCCTGCGCGCGCAGGTCGAGGAATTGCAGCAGCAGAACCGCCAGCTGCAGGAATCGAGCAAGGCCCAGTACCTGGATACCGACAACCGTCTCAACCGGCTCGAAAGCGGCGCGCCCGCCGCCGCCGCGCCGGGGCCGCAAGCGGCCGCCAAGCCTTCGCCGCCGCCCGCGGCGGCGAAGCCCGCGGCGACGGTGAAGGACACCCCGCCCAGCGTGCACGGCGACCCGGGCCTGCTGGCCCAGAGCGGCGACGAACGCGCGGCGTACGACGCCGCCTTCAACGAGCTCAAGGCCGGCCAGTACGTCGAGTCGGCGCGCCTGTTCCAGGATTTCCTGGCCGCGCACCCGAACGGCACCTACACGCCCAACGCGCTGTATTGGCTGGGCGAGAGCTATTACGTCACCCAGAACTATCAGCTCGCGCAGGAGCAGTTCCAGAGCCTGCTCGACCGCTACCCGACCCACGACAAGGCCGCCGGGGCCCTGCTCAAGGTCGGTCTGGCCCAGTTCGGGCTGAAACAGGTCGACGCCGCCGAGCGCACGCTCGCCGACGTGGCCAACCGGTATCCCGGTACCGACGCCGCGCGCACGGCCGCCGATCGCCTCAACGCGATCCAGCTGAGCCGGCTGCGCAACTGA
- the queE gene encoding 7-carboxy-7-deazaguanine synthase QueE produces the protein MNAVVSETAAAPSERLRLTEIFLSLQGESDSIGWPTVFVRLTGCPLRCQYCDTAYAFHGGEWWTFESILAEVAQYGARHVCVTGGEPLAQKRCIELLKRLCDAGYEVSLETSGAIDIGPVDPRVSRVLDIKTPDSQEAHRNLWSNLPLLTARDQIKFVICSREDYEWSKAIVAEHGLSAICAVMFSPSFHQVRPRDLADWIVADRLPVRFQLQLHKILWDDEPGR, from the coding sequence ATGAACGCCGTTGTCTCCGAGACGGCCGCAGCGCCGTCCGAGCGCCTGCGGCTGACCGAAATCTTCCTGTCGCTGCAGGGCGAATCCGACAGCATCGGCTGGCCCACGGTGTTCGTGCGCCTGACCGGCTGCCCGCTGCGCTGCCAGTACTGCGACACCGCCTACGCCTTCCACGGCGGCGAGTGGTGGACGTTCGAGTCGATCCTGGCCGAGGTCGCCCAATACGGCGCCCGCCACGTCTGCGTGACCGGCGGCGAGCCGCTGGCGCAGAAGCGCTGCATCGAATTGCTCAAGCGCCTGTGCGACGCCGGCTACGAGGTCTCGCTGGAGACCTCCGGCGCGATCGACATCGGCCCGGTCGATCCGCGCGTGTCGCGCGTGCTCGACATCAAGACCCCCGATTCGCAGGAAGCGCACCGCAACCTGTGGAGCAACCTGCCGCTGCTCACCGCGCGCGACCAGATCAAGTTCGTGATCTGCAGCCGCGAGGACTACGAGTGGTCCAAGGCGATCGTCGCCGAGCATGGGCTGAGCGCGATCTGCGCGGTGATGTTCTCGCCGAGCTTCCATCAGGTGCGGCCGCGCGATCTGGCCGATTGGATCGTCGCCGATCGCTTGCCGGTGCGGTTCCAGCTGCAACTGCACAAGATCCTCTGGGACGACGAGCCCGGCCGTTGA
- the queC gene encoding 7-cyano-7-deazaguanine synthase QueC, producing MKKAVVLVSGGMDSAVVVAIAREQGFLVHALSVRYGQRHTSELDAAARIAESMGAAAHKTVSVDLRSIGGSALTDESIQVPLDDDGHAIGQDAAKDAIPVTYVPARNTIMLSIALGWAEVLGANDIFCGVNAVDYSGYPDCRPEFVEAFERLANLATKAGVEGAGLRVRAPLQFLSKADIVREGVRLGVDFAQTVSCYKADDAGRACGHCDACRLRAEGFHAAGVPDPTRYV from the coding sequence ATGAAGAAAGCCGTCGTCCTCGTTTCCGGAGGCATGGACTCCGCCGTCGTCGTCGCCATCGCGCGCGAGCAAGGCTTCCTCGTGCACGCGCTGAGCGTGCGCTACGGCCAGCGCCACACCTCCGAACTCGACGCCGCCGCGCGCATCGCCGAATCGATGGGCGCGGCCGCGCACAAGACCGTCAGCGTCGACCTGCGCAGCATCGGCGGCTCGGCACTGACCGACGAGAGCATCCAGGTGCCGCTCGACGACGACGGCCACGCCATCGGCCAGGACGCGGCCAAGGACGCGATCCCGGTCACCTACGTGCCGGCGCGCAACACCATCATGCTGTCGATCGCGCTGGGCTGGGCCGAAGTGCTGGGCGCCAACGACATCTTCTGCGGCGTCAACGCGGTGGACTACTCCGGCTATCCCGACTGCCGCCCCGAATTCGTCGAGGCCTTCGAGCGGCTGGCCAACCTCGCCACCAAGGCCGGCGTCGAGGGCGCGGGCCTGCGCGTGCGGGCGCCGCTGCAGTTCCTGAGCAAGGCCGACATCGTCCGCGAAGGCGTGCGCCTGGGCGTGGACTTCGCCCAGACCGTGTCCTGCTACAAGGCCGACGACGCCGGCCGCGCCTGCGGCCACTGCGACGCCTGCCGCCTGCGCGCCGAGGGCTTCCACGCCGCCGGCGTGCCCGATCCCACCCGCTACGTCTGA